TTGCTAATGATAATAGCAATTATGCAAAAACTTTGAAATCCCTTgatcagatttttttaattcacTGACTCACTATGACATCAAAAGAATCGAACAACAATTTAAAATcaattcaatttcttatttttcataattattttgattaatttattcatttattaatttattttttaagagaTGTAATTGAATTTACTCTACTAACGTATGTACATTTTTACACTTCCATAGTTCCAACATGGTTCTGAGTAGTACATAGTTTCAAAGATTTCTCCTCTCTGTTCTCTTAACTATACAAATTATATGCCCTTCGGAAAAAAACTAAAATCTGAATTACATTATGAAAAATAACTGTATAGATCAACATTGATAGTGGCCATTCATGAAACAAAGTCAACTTATAATCGCTACCAATATATCATGATATGAAGTTCGTTTTGCCTTCAGATTATTTATTAAGTTACTTTCAACTAGCCTGAATATAACAGCtaaaaaacaaattacttaaacTGTAGATACGATGTTTAGTAATACTTTTCAAGGCAAGATACAACTAGCCTAAATATAACAGCgaaaaatcaaattatttaaaCTGTACAGATAATGTGAAGAAATACTTTCAAGTGTGAAAAACATTTTGCGGAAAAGGAAATTCTGTCTGTGCTAGTGAAATTAAGGTTAATTGTACGGCAAGTGGAATAGTTATAATAACCCATTTCACGGAAAACTTAAAGGATAAAATCTATATCCTGTTGAAGATACTGAAGGAAGAAATTACACATTAAATGTTTATCTTATTCTGTCCAAATAGGCTTAAATGTATTACCTAACCAGTGATAAATCATATGTTTAATCCGACCAGGTAATTGCGTAATGAAAGAGTTGAAATAAAGACTAAATCTTTATGAATAAATTATCAAAGCTATTTACAGCTGACGAACTTGAACTATTGGAATAATTCAGTTGTTAAGGTCCAAGAAAatgatctaaataaaaaaaaaaaaaaaaaaaaatcttgtaaattcATTCGATCgcaataggtcaaggtcaagcctAGCACTCAGCTACTCAATGCTGTAGCATAATTATTCACCTGCTCTAAAGGTCTAAATGAGATCCTGATTTTACCTAATAGTTAGAAGGTTCATTGTCAGGGTTAAAACAGGTAATGGAGTGGATAGAAAGTAGGCCAGAACAGGAAATATTTAGATATCATCAAGAAAATATGCTCCAGAATAGAAGCCTCAATGAGTTGTAAAATTTCAATACGTTTTGCTGTGATGTTTTACACCAAAAAGATGGTTTACAAACAAGATGTTGGAGTTTCTTTCTAAGATTCCGCTTGCTATGCAAAATCATtcacaaattttaataatttctgaCAGAACAAATATATTCCGGATGGTATAATAGCCtcacataataaatatattatatataaaatttcgatATACAATCAAAGGGTTTCTCTTCTTTTATCAATAAAGCTAGAGAAAAAAATCAATACACAACTGACTCAACTTATTTTGATACGCTCTTATTTAAGTTCATTTACTTGATGATAATATGAGAACTTATTTTACGATTTGTTTTCAGCATTCCTTTGAAAATCTAAAGAATATGCTTTATATATTCACGTAATAAAAAATGCGACTGAGCAATAAATATAACAGATTTAAATTAtattaaggaaaattaattatGACAGCAGGGTAGTGTTTCatattccaaatgaaatgtttaaaTGCTTTGATTTAATATCTTTCTACGCTCCTTAACTTTgttaaaattgataaataatagataatagttACAATTTCTCTAAAACTTTCATCCTTTCCTTTAGCAGTTAGAAATGATTTATCCctgaaaatttgcattaagatAAAAGATCACTAAATAACAACATCTGATGCAAATTGTATTAATGTAACGTTATGATGCTAAATGCTGATTACCAAAGTACTATTTAGCTGTAGATTAATAAACATTAAGAATCACTCTCCATTGGAATCTTGAACAATAAATCTATCAGATATTGATTAtgataccaatatttttttttatctttatgataATTCTTCAGAAAATTCCATGTTATTTAGGCAGGTTAAATTCTCATATTTTGATAATATAGGCTTCTTACGGTAAATGAGAATTAGTGACCACCTGGTAAAATCAATAACGTTAAGTTTATATCTTCTATACATAAAAGAAAGGGTGAATATGAATAATATGTCCTTAGGAAAACAATGAAAGATGTATTTATAAGGAATTTTGGGTAATCAATTCAAGCGACCATTTAAACTTAGAAATTAGTAAGAGTGTTCCAAAAGTAGCCCCAACTAAGCATGACATGAACTGGAAAAGTAGCAAAGATATCAAGGACACTTTAGGCAAAACATAAACTGTTACCTAGGTACtatgatattgaatatataaatacaactCATACTGACATCGACTCTTAATAAACAGAAGTAATCCACTTGAATTTGTTGCGTAAATTAgtttctatctaaaaaaaaaaataactttataaagATCGACAGATGTTCAATAACTAACTTCATCCATTTATCAATTACTTATGGATATTAAGGACGACACATGCCAACAACTTACAAGGGAAAAAGTCAGTGTTTGGAAATTTAAGAGGAAAAACTGGTTTTGAATCGAATGCCAGACTCCACCCATCTTGCGCTGGTAGTATATATAGAACTTGTGATGCAGGACAAGGCATCAGTTTCTTTCCGAGACTTCTACTACATCAACATGGTTTCCAAGGTAAGATATAATACTTATCTAATGATCTACACTTTATAGCTACGAATTTCACCAATAAAACATATGCTTATTATAACCATTATAAAAACACTAGTTATTTGACATGATGCATAACAGTGATTATCACAATTTcaaatgttatttcaggttctcttTGCTCTTCTGGGATTAGTTGCCCTCGTAGCAGCTGACAGCTTTGAAAGATACTCTCCACCCAGGGTGAGTGTTATTCATATCCTCAATATTGTAATGAAATCCTTGTAAAATGATACTGAAACTTTATTGATTGTATCCAAGAAACACAATGATTATTATGGATACCTTTGTATTGCAGTATTCCTCCGGATCCTCCGAATCTTTCGAGTCCAGTGAGGCTCAGTACAACTTCAACTGGGCTGTCAACCACGCCCCCTCCCGCAACGACTTCggacaccaggaagcccgtgatggagacaacactcagggatcctactacgtccagctccccgacggtcgcctgcagaaggtaGCCTTCCACGTCGATGGTGACGATGGATACATCGCTGACGTCACCTACTCCGGTGAGGCTCAGTTCCCCGACTCCAACTCCGCCTCTTTCGAGTCTCGTGAAGCTCCCAGATACTTCTACGGTTCTGGTTCCAACGAATCAAAATAGATAACGAATTTACACCTGAATGATTATTCTGCTTTGACGTGTGTTGTTGTGGTATCTGTATCTTCAGCAGACATGtataatttatttgaataaattattataTGACTATGATTCTATTAGAAACCTTCGAATACTGATTAATAGACTTGTTATACAGGCCATTTGTCAGGTTTTATTGAAATGACATAAtacattatttttgtaaattaCAAATATTTGTTCCAAAGCAGAGGCAATATTTAAACTTAGAGCCTGTGTATTACTGCTTGGAAATCAAATTGGTGGAGCCTAAGAGACAACAATGATAATCTtgcaattatattttgattataaacagTAATCTTATTGTGATAACTTGAACCATGAAAATCAGATTTTAAGTATATCAATTATAGTTAACTTATTATTAATCCATATATAATGACTATTTTATCTCACATGTATCATTATATGAGATAGATTTTCCTCAGTATAGAGCATAGGTTCTCTAGTATCTTATAAAATTAAAGGCATCTGTGTTATcaaaatggaaaggaaatttaaaCCACTTTGTAGATTCACCACACTTATTCTAGATACTCTTTGCATTTTATCAACATTACTTGTTAATGCATAAGTCCACTCTGAATATTGTTACAAATGGGTAACAAAATTTGATAGGGTATAGCTAACATTTCATATTGATAACAtttctcattattataattattattattattattattattattattattattattgttattattattattattattattattattattattattagtataagctaagctaccacccaggttgggaaagcaggatgctataagcccaagggctccaacaggaaaaaatagcccagtgaggaaaggaaacgaggaaataaatatactacaagagaagtaatgaacaatcaaaataaaatatttgaaaaacatataaatatttaacaaattAGATCAATATCAAATATAACATGTTAGTAAGGCTACAAgcgaaataaacaaataaaggtaATATGTTTGCTTAGTTGAACAATTTGTTACGTATCagtgaaaaagaaagagaaaaatataatgcaaaacgtttttttttcctaataaaaaagttttatttatggAAATCTTATATTTGAGATTATCTATTACCAAAAAGAACAGAATATATTAATAGAATATATTAATAAGCAATTGGTCTGTGGATAATCATAATTTCTGTCATATTTCAATTTCTTTCTAATTCTATACAGATGACTTACATTCCGCTAAGTTTTACATCACTGAAAAGGCAATTGACTTATTTATGACTTTGTAGAAGATAATTCATATGTCAATAATATTCCATTTTATCTGCAAGTACTGAAATTTCGTTTTCTCATAAAACTTCAAACcatcatttctatatttttctttggttatttATCTTCTTTGATTACACTTCAACATAGTAAAACTATCTATAATTGAAGCATTCAAAAAAGAAAACTATGCTATTCTTACACAGTTCAAAGACTAACGAAGTTAGTGAGACAAAGCTTCTCATGACAGGGAACTAAAAGATTGCGTTTTACATCGTATGAGGTACAGTCTTGAGAGAGattctgtagtttttattttagttttcccaAACATACTCTATTTTCCTTATCACTTCATTCAGTCAAGTAATTCAACAGAAAAGTTTTCCCGGGTTCCAGAAATTATGGTAAGCAATGCATTAGTCATGATTTAGTTGCTAATGATACTAGCAATTATGCAAAAACTTTGAAATCCCTTGATCAGATTTTTGTAGTTCACTGACTCACTATGACATCAAAAGAATCGAGCATAAATTTGAAATAAATCCgatttcttattcttttatcattaatattctatttatttatctatctacttataaattcattcattaatttattgTTTAAGAGATAGTATCGAATTTGCTTTACTAATGTAGGTAGATTTTTACACTTCCTTTGTCCTAACATGGTCATGTGCGTCATCGTTTCAAAGATTTCTCCTCTCTGTTCTTTTAACTATACAAATTAAATGTCCCTCGGAAGAAACTAAAACATaaattacattatgaaaaataGCTTTATAGATCAACACTGATAATGGGTATTCATGGGACAAAGTCAATTTATGAACGCTATCATTATATCATGGTATGAAGCTCTTTTTGCCTTCAGAACCTTTATTAGGTTACATTTAAATAGCCCAAATATAACAGCTAAAATTCAAATTGTTTAAATTGTAGAAATAATGTGAAGAAATACTTTCAAGTGTGAGAAACATTTTGCGGGAAAGGAAATTCTTATGTCTGTGATAATAAAATTAGTGTCAATTACACTGCAAgtagaataattataataacccATTTAATGGAGAACTTAACTGTTAAAGTCTATATCCTGTTGAAGATATTAAAAGGATAAATTGCACATAAATGTTTGTCTTATTCTGTCCATATAGGCTTAAACGTATTGCCTAACCTCAGTGATAAATCATTTGGCTACT
Above is a window of Palaemon carinicauda isolate YSFRI2023 chromosome 30, ASM3689809v2, whole genome shotgun sequence DNA encoding:
- the LOC137623736 gene encoding pro-resilin-like, whose protein sequence is MVSKVLFALLGLVALVAADSFERYSPPRYSSGSSESFESSEAQYNFNWAVNHAPSRNDFGHQEARDGDNTQGSYYVQLPDGRLQKVAFHVDGDDGYIADVTYSGEAQFPDSNSASFESREAPRYFYGSGSNESK